Proteins encoded within one genomic window of Thermus oshimai DSM 12092:
- the uvrC gene encoding excinuclease ABC subunit UvrC: protein MRPEALPPLPETPGVYLWKRGEEVLYVGKAKNLRARVRSYFHAEGKARRIAEEATLLEFIATRDEVEALLLEANLIKAHRPPFNVLLKDDKHYPFLKLTNEPFPTLLVVRRVEPDGAKYYGPFPEAGALRRIKALIDRLFPLRKNSGYPMKRRRHPCLNHSMGRCLAPCAGLADPEAYREVVRQVEAVLEGRVEWVLAELEAKMREAARALHFERAAEIRDQMEALKAFFSTNQQAFDPELGDLDFLGFARAGALAVVQLYQVRSGRILGRISRVVEKEEASDEEILWAFLRGHYLEASPLPPLVLLPFPVEEKEALEALLRRRAGRRVEVRIPQRGEKKRLLELAERNARLALETELKALEKRGDHPALKALQEILGLARRPFRIEGYDISHLQGQARVASIAVFEGGRPKKAEYRRMRLKAGNDDYEALEEAVYRRFTGSLKEMPLPDLLLIDGGLGQVRAARKGLERAGLNLPLVGLAKREEALVLEDGRTLHLPLTHPALALLIHLRDEAHQNGLRYHQKKREEAVFRFLEGIPGLGPARKKLLLERYGGLSALREAPLEELARLPGMNLKVAQALKEALKEAGPAPA, encoded by the coding sequence ATGAGGCCGGAAGCCCTTCCCCCCCTCCCCGAAACCCCCGGGGTCTACCTCTGGAAGCGGGGGGAGGAGGTGCTTTATGTGGGGAAGGCCAAGAACCTCAGGGCCCGGGTGCGGAGCTACTTCCACGCGGAAGGGAAGGCCCGGCGCATCGCCGAGGAGGCCACCCTCCTGGAGTTCATCGCCACCCGGGACGAGGTGGAGGCGCTCCTCCTCGAGGCCAACCTCATCAAGGCCCACCGCCCCCCCTTCAACGTCCTCCTCAAGGACGACAAGCACTACCCCTTCCTGAAGCTCACCAACGAGCCCTTCCCCACCCTTCTCGTGGTGCGGCGGGTGGAGCCCGACGGGGCCAAGTACTACGGGCCCTTCCCCGAAGCCGGGGCCCTGAGGCGGATCAAGGCCCTTATAGACCGGCTCTTCCCCCTTCGGAAGAACTCCGGCTACCCCATGAAAAGGCGCCGCCACCCCTGCCTGAACCACAGCATGGGCCGCTGCCTGGCCCCTTGCGCCGGGCTTGCGGACCCCGAGGCCTACCGGGAGGTGGTGCGCCAGGTGGAGGCGGTCCTGGAGGGGCGGGTGGAGTGGGTCCTGGCGGAGCTCGAGGCCAAGATGCGCGAGGCCGCAAGGGCCCTCCACTTTGAGCGGGCGGCGGAGATCCGGGACCAGATGGAGGCCCTGAAGGCCTTCTTCTCCACGAACCAGCAGGCCTTTGACCCTGAGCTTGGGGACCTGGACTTCTTGGGCTTCGCCCGGGCGGGGGCCTTGGCGGTGGTGCAGCTTTACCAGGTGCGCTCGGGGCGGATCCTGGGGCGCATCAGCCGGGTGGTGGAGAAGGAGGAGGCCTCGGACGAGGAGATCCTCTGGGCCTTCCTGCGGGGGCACTACCTCGAGGCCTCCCCCCTCCCCCCCCTGGTCCTCCTCCCCTTCCCCGTGGAGGAGAAAGAGGCCCTGGAAGCGCTCTTAAGGCGGCGGGCCGGGCGGAGGGTGGAGGTGCGCATACCCCAAAGGGGGGAGAAGAAGCGCCTTTTAGAGCTTGCGGAGCGAAACGCCCGCCTAGCCCTGGAAACGGAGCTCAAGGCCCTGGAGAAGCGGGGGGACCACCCCGCCCTGAAGGCCCTCCAGGAGATCCTGGGCCTCGCCCGAAGGCCCTTCCGCATAGAGGGGTACGACATCAGCCACCTCCAGGGCCAGGCCCGGGTGGCCTCCATCGCGGTCTTTGAGGGGGGCAGGCCCAAGAAGGCGGAGTACCGTAGGATGCGCCTTAAGGCGGGGAACGACGACTACGAGGCCCTGGAGGAGGCGGTCTACCGGCGGTTTACGGGAAGCCTCAAGGAGATGCCCCTGCCGGACCTCCTCCTGATAGACGGCGGCCTGGGCCAGGTGCGGGCCGCAAGGAAGGGGCTGGAGCGGGCGGGGCTCAACCTCCCCCTGGTGGGCCTCGCCAAGCGGGAGGAGGCCCTGGTCCTGGAGGACGGGCGCACCCTGCACCTCCCCCTCACCCACCCCGCCTTAGCCCTTCTCATCCACCTCCGGGACGAGGCCCACCAAAACGGCCTCCGCTACCACCAAAAGAAGCGGGAGGAGGCGGTCTTCCGCTTCCTGGAGGGGATCCCGGGCCTCGGCCCCGCGCGGAAAAAGCTCCTTCTGGAGCGCTACGGGGGGCTTTCCGCCCTAAGGGAAGCCCCCCTGGAGGAGCTCGCCCGGCTTCCAGGGATGAACCTCAAGGTGGCCCAGGCCCTAAAGGAGGCCCTTAAGGAAGCCGGACCCGCACCGGCTTAA
- a CDS encoding deoxynucleoside kinase, protein MYLAVAGNIGSGKTSLTALLAEAFGLRPVYEAVSENPYLEDFYRDMGRYAFHSQVFFLAHRLRQHREEVQEGKVVQDRTVHEDALVFAQHLHRLGHLSERDWRTYLELYRSVAPTLRPPDLLVYIRAGLPTLKRRIAKRGRPFEKALSEAYLQGLNALYEEFVASWRLSPVYVVEGDRVDFVEDEAAQRALLEEIRRRL, encoded by the coding sequence ATGTACCTGGCGGTGGCCGGAAACATCGGAAGCGGCAAGACCTCCCTCACCGCCCTTCTGGCGGAGGCCTTCGGCCTAAGGCCGGTCTACGAGGCGGTGAGCGAGAACCCCTATCTGGAGGACTTCTACCGGGACATGGGGCGGTACGCCTTCCACTCCCAGGTCTTCTTCCTGGCCCACCGCCTGCGCCAGCACCGAGAGGAGGTGCAGGAGGGGAAGGTGGTGCAGGACCGCACCGTCCACGAGGACGCCCTGGTCTTCGCCCAGCACCTCCACCGCCTGGGCCACCTCTCGGAGCGGGACTGGCGGACCTACCTGGAGCTCTACCGGAGCGTGGCCCCAACCCTCCGCCCCCCCGACCTCCTGGTCTACATCCGGGCGGGCCTCCCCACCCTGAAGCGCCGCATCGCCAAGCGGGGCCGCCCCTTTGAGAAGGCCCTATCCGAGGCCTACCTCCAGGGGCTAAACGCGCTGTACGAGGAGTTCGTGGCCTCCTGGCGGCTTTCGCCCGTGTACGTGGTGGAGGGGGACCGGGTGGACTTCGTGGAGGACGAAGCGGCCCAGAGGGCACTTCTGGAAGAGATCCGGAGGCGGCTATGA
- a CDS encoding S1C family serine protease, which translates to MRFLSLTFALLLFALAQRLVAPEEVARSGVIGKALPAVVRVQGTPLAPGEEGVVGTGFFVSPIRVVTNYHVVRDLTDLTVRLSDGRTYPAERFAVDPGIDIALLTVRGVQAPRVLTLTKTPARSLPLGMGVVLVGFPYGQGPLASYGILSGVGPLEVPTPDPSVGAEVGEYLFTDAPLTVGNSGSPLLSLQGEVIGVVADVIGGPAGVGGIGVAVPGELVAQSIQDLERFGIPQRGWLGASLVSLDELPPVLLRAVGLTTVQGAMVDKVEPGSPAARAGLRGAQRDAQGRLLALGDVILAVEGQAVKDKADVVRLLARHRPGDRVRLQLWREGRRLEVTLTMVARPRR; encoded by the coding sequence GTGCGGTTCCTAAGCCTAACCTTCGCGCTTTTGCTCTTCGCCCTGGCCCAGCGCCTGGTAGCCCCCGAGGAGGTGGCGAGGAGCGGGGTCATCGGGAAAGCCCTGCCCGCGGTGGTGCGGGTCCAGGGCACCCCCCTCGCCCCGGGGGAGGAAGGGGTGGTGGGGACGGGGTTCTTCGTGAGCCCCATCCGGGTGGTGACCAACTACCACGTGGTCCGGGACCTCACCGACCTCACCGTGCGGCTTTCCGACGGGCGCACCTACCCCGCGGAGCGCTTCGCCGTGGACCCGGGGATCGACATCGCCCTCCTCACCGTGCGGGGGGTGCAGGCCCCCAGGGTCCTCACCCTCACCAAAACCCCCGCCCGCAGCCTGCCCCTGGGGATGGGGGTGGTGCTGGTGGGCTTCCCCTACGGGCAGGGGCCTTTGGCCTCCTACGGCATCCTCTCCGGGGTGGGGCCCTTGGAGGTGCCCACCCCCGACCCCAGCGTGGGGGCGGAGGTGGGGGAGTACCTCTTCACGGATGCCCCCCTCACGGTGGGGAACTCGGGAAGCCCCCTCCTGAGCCTCCAGGGGGAGGTCATCGGGGTGGTGGCGGACGTGATCGGGGGCCCCGCGGGGGTGGGGGGGATCGGGGTGGCCGTGCCGGGGGAGCTGGTGGCCCAGAGCATCCAGGACCTCGAGCGCTTCGGCATCCCCCAAAGGGGGTGGCTGGGGGCGAGCCTGGTCTCCCTGGACGAGCTTCCCCCGGTGCTCCTCAGGGCCGTGGGCCTCACCACCGTCCAGGGGGCCATGGTGGACAAGGTGGAGCCGGGCTCCCCCGCGGCCCGGGCCGGGCTTAGGGGGGCCCAGCGGGACGCCCAGGGGCGGCTTCTGGCCCTGGGGGACGTGATCCTGGCGGTGGAGGGCCAGGCGGTAAAGGACAAGGCCGACGTGGTGCGCCTCCTGGCCCGCCACCGCCCGGGGGACCGGGTGCGCCTGCAGCTTTGGCGGGAGGGCCGGAGGCTGGAGGTCACCCTCACCATGGTGGCCCGGCCCAGGAGGTGA
- a CDS encoding Mur ligase family protein, with translation MTLKELFAPFGLEAPPLPVRGLTLDSRRVEEGYVFVAVPGVPLPHRKPLDGHDFIEEALRRGAIAVVGERPLALPVPYLRVEDGRKALAALSARFHGHPERALPLLGVTGSKGKSTTSALLHHLLERGGIPSALLSTVGLRLGEEERAPIGHFTTPEAPEVYGFLREALDRGLKAAVLEVSSHALALKRVEGLSYRVGVFVSFYPDDHLDLHGTPEAYFRAKALLVERSELAVLNARLPHLEAFKARPHLLFGEGGEVRGEGLKETPEGLRFRLETPWGGGEAFLPLLGAYNLENALAASAAALAFGVGLGAVLEGLSSFKGVRGRMEVVQRVPFRVVIDFAHTGKSLEEALKTLRKTTKGRLLLVVGAAGERDPNRRRDIGRVAARFADKTFFTEEDHRTEPLEAILEALARSAREEEGVFELVPDRKEAIFRAIREARPGDTVLLAGKGHESTLERGLLALPWDERKVALEALGADQDALEADP, from the coding sequence ATGACCCTAAAGGAGCTCTTCGCCCCCTTCGGCCTAGAGGCCCCGCCCCTCCCCGTGCGGGGGCTTACCCTGGACTCGAGGCGGGTGGAGGAAGGCTACGTCTTCGTGGCCGTCCCCGGGGTGCCCCTGCCCCACCGGAAGCCCCTGGACGGGCACGACTTCATAGAAGAGGCCCTCCGCCGGGGGGCCATCGCCGTGGTGGGGGAAAGGCCCCTCGCCCTCCCCGTCCCCTACCTCCGGGTGGAGGATGGCCGCAAGGCCCTGGCGGCGCTTTCCGCCCGCTTTCATGGCCACCCGGAGCGGGCCCTTCCCCTCCTCGGGGTCACGGGGTCCAAGGGGAAGAGCACCACCTCGGCCCTCCTCCACCACCTCCTGGAACGGGGGGGCATCCCTTCCGCCCTCCTCTCCACCGTGGGCCTCCGCCTGGGGGAAGAGGAGCGAGCCCCCATCGGGCACTTCACCACCCCCGAGGCCCCCGAGGTCTACGGCTTCCTGCGGGAGGCCCTGGACCGGGGGCTGAAGGCGGCCGTGCTGGAGGTCTCCAGCCACGCCCTGGCCTTGAAGCGGGTGGAGGGGCTTTCCTACCGGGTGGGGGTCTTCGTGAGCTTCTACCCCGACGACCACCTGGACCTCCACGGCACCCCGGAGGCCTACTTCCGGGCCAAGGCCCTTCTGGTGGAACGCTCGGAGCTCGCCGTGCTGAACGCCAGGCTCCCCCACCTGGAGGCCTTTAAAGCACGGCCCCACCTCCTCTTCGGCGAGGGGGGGGAGGTGCGGGGGGAGGGCCTAAAGGAGACGCCGGAGGGGCTTCGCTTCCGTCTGGAAACCCCTTGGGGCGGGGGGGAGGCCTTTTTGCCCCTCCTTGGGGCCTACAACCTGGAAAACGCCCTGGCGGCCTCCGCCGCCGCCCTCGCCTTCGGGGTGGGGCTTGGGGCAGTGCTGGAGGGGCTTTCCAGCTTCAAGGGGGTCAGGGGGCGGATGGAGGTGGTGCAAAGGGTGCCCTTCCGGGTGGTCATTGACTTCGCCCACACCGGGAAAAGCCTGGAGGAGGCCCTGAAAACCTTGCGCAAGACCACAAAGGGCCGCCTCCTCCTGGTGGTGGGGGCCGCGGGGGAAAGGGACCCGAACCGCCGGCGGGACATCGGGCGGGTGGCCGCTAGGTTTGCGGACAAGACCTTCTTCACCGAGGAGGACCACCGCACGGAGCCCCTGGAGGCCATCCTCGAGGCCCTGGCCCGCTCGGCCCGGGAGGAGGAGGGGGTCTTTGAGCTGGTGCCGGACCGCAAGGAGGCCATCTTCCGGGCCATCCGGGAGGCCCGGCCCGGGGACACGGTGCTCCTCGCGGGCAAGGGGCACGAAAGCACCCTGGAAAGGGGCCTCCTCGCCCTGCCTTGGGACGAGCGCAAGGTGGCCCTGGAGGCCCTAGGGGCGGACCAGGATGCCCTCGAGGCCGATCCTTAG
- a CDS encoding arginine--tRNA ligase, giving the protein MVRRALEDAVQTALKTLGLDLRLKVAKAPKDKPGDYGVPLFALAKELKKPPQAIAEELKGRMELPPFVEEAIPVGGYLNFRIRTEALLEEALRPKTPFPEREGLVLLEHTSVNPNKELHVGHLRNIVLGDSLARILRFAGRKVLVLNYIDDTGRQAAETLFALRHYGLTWDGKEKYDHFAGRAYVRLHQDPDYPRLQEGIEEVLHALERGELRGEVNRILLAQLATMRALNAHYDLLVWESDIVRAGLLEKALGLLEKSPHVFRPEEGKYAGALVMDASPFIPGLEDPYFVLVRSGGAATYYAKDIAFQFWKMGLLEGLRFRPYENPFYPDLRTSAPEGEPYTPRAQETINVIDVRQSHPQALVRAALALVGREDLARGAFHLAYETVLLEGRQMSGRKGLAVSVDEVLEEAKRRALKVIEEKNPDHPEKEKAAGEVALGAIRFAMAKTEPRKQIDFRLDEALSFDGDTGPYVQYAHARAHAILRKAGSWGRPHLAKATPYERALALALLDFEEAALESAEEKTPHILAQYLLDLAAAWNAYYNAKEGGRPATAVLTAEEGLRELRLALVESLQKTLSTGLGLLGIPAPEVM; this is encoded by the coding sequence ATGGTGCGCCGCGCCCTGGAAGACGCCGTACAGACCGCCCTCAAGACCCTAGGCCTGGACCTCAGGCTCAAGGTGGCCAAGGCCCCCAAGGACAAGCCGGGGGACTACGGGGTCCCCCTCTTCGCCCTGGCCAAGGAGCTTAAGAAACCCCCCCAGGCCATCGCCGAGGAGCTAAAGGGCCGGATGGAGCTTCCCCCCTTCGTGGAGGAGGCCATCCCCGTGGGGGGGTATCTGAACTTCAGGATCCGCACGGAGGCCCTTTTGGAGGAGGCCCTAAGGCCCAAAACGCCCTTCCCGGAAAGGGAGGGCCTGGTCCTCCTGGAGCACACCTCCGTAAACCCCAACAAGGAGCTCCACGTGGGGCACCTGAGGAACATCGTGTTGGGGGACAGCCTGGCCCGGATCCTGCGCTTTGCCGGCCGGAAGGTCCTGGTCCTGAACTACATTGACGACACCGGCCGCCAGGCGGCGGAAACCCTCTTCGCCCTCCGGCACTACGGCCTCACCTGGGACGGGAAGGAGAAGTACGACCACTTCGCGGGCCGGGCCTACGTGCGCCTCCACCAGGACCCCGACTACCCCAGGCTCCAGGAGGGCATAGAGGAGGTCCTCCACGCCCTGGAGCGGGGGGAGCTGCGGGGGGAGGTGAACCGCATCCTCCTGGCCCAGCTCGCCACCATGCGGGCCCTAAACGCCCACTACGACCTTCTGGTCTGGGAAAGCGACATCGTGCGCGCCGGGCTTTTGGAAAAGGCCCTGGGGCTTCTGGAAAAGAGCCCCCACGTCTTCCGGCCCGAGGAGGGGAAGTACGCGGGGGCCCTGGTCATGGACGCGAGCCCCTTCATCCCCGGCCTCGAGGACCCCTACTTCGTCCTGGTGCGCTCCGGCGGGGCCGCCACCTACTACGCCAAGGACATCGCCTTCCAGTTCTGGAAGATGGGCCTTTTGGAGGGCCTCCGCTTCCGCCCCTACGAGAACCCCTTCTACCCCGACCTAAGGACCAGCGCCCCCGAGGGCGAGCCCTACACCCCGAGGGCCCAGGAGACCATCAACGTGATCGACGTGCGCCAGAGCCACCCCCAGGCCCTGGTGCGGGCGGCCCTGGCCCTGGTGGGGCGGGAGGACCTGGCCAGGGGAGCCTTCCACCTGGCCTACGAGACCGTGCTCCTGGAAGGGCGGCAGATGTCGGGGCGGAAAGGGCTTGCGGTGAGCGTGGACGAGGTCTTGGAAGAGGCGAAGCGGCGGGCCCTTAAGGTGATTGAGGAGAAGAACCCGGACCACCCGGAAAAGGAAAAGGCGGCGGGAGAAGTGGCCCTGGGGGCCATCCGCTTCGCCATGGCCAAGACCGAGCCCAGAAAGCAGATTGACTTCCGCCTGGACGAGGCCCTTTCCTTTGACGGGGACACCGGGCCCTACGTGCAGTACGCCCACGCCCGGGCCCACGCCATCCTGAGGAAAGCGGGGAGCTGGGGCCGGCCCCACCTCGCCAAGGCCACCCCCTACGAGCGGGCCCTGGCCCTGGCCCTTCTGGACTTTGAAGAGGCGGCCTTGGAGAGCGCGGAGGAGAAGACCCCCCACATCCTCGCCCAGTACCTCCTAGACCTCGCCGCGGCGTGGAACGCCTACTACAACGCCAAGGAGGGGGGCAGGCCCGCTACAGCGGTGCTCACCGCGGAGGAGGGCCTGAGGGAGCTCCGCCTGGCCCTGGTGGAAAGCCTGCAGAAGACCCTGTCCACGGGGCTTGGGCTTCTCGGCATCCCCGCCCCCGAGGTGATGTAG
- a CDS encoding FAD-dependent oxidoreductase: protein MRRLVPLLLGLGLAWAQYDLVVYGGTPQGVTAAVAAAEEGLKVLLLEPSDRLGGVLTRGWLATWDLARDKEGLLQGGLFRKLYQRLGGEASFDVADAEGALRAMAEGAGVEVRLQEPLLEAEVEEGRLLALKTPSGRLEAPLFLDASDTAELAYRAGAAFTLGREDTGLDRRQMAATLVFRLEGVPWGAVFLALNFEGQVRRTGAGAWGRSGWGFAELVRGYAPSDPARFHLRGLNLARQEDGGLLVNALLLFGVDGTDPLSVEEARARAAKEAERVVEYLKAKDPLIFGTARLSGTAFALYLRETRHLQALYRLRAEEVLLGKTFPDAVALGGYPLDGQAYFPGETPYLLGTPAPYGVPFRSLVPKGLKNLLVVSQAAGFDSVAAFSARVVPLGMALGEAAGVAAALLRRSPWTGLQPTPLPDFAAFAESPGAIRKLQERLLARGARLFPAEKPPASEEGKRGYKEAIALLRRGLFAGPYHLEGRLGLGAPILLGDFLANLEHYYRARGLEDPLRVVLKARELHAGAPLHQPLERALLNHLLRALGEPPLPGPEGPISRGEAAVLLFRLLP from the coding sequence ATGCGGCGCCTGGTTCCCCTTCTCCTGGGGCTGGGCCTGGCCTGGGCCCAGTACGACCTGGTGGTCTACGGCGGCACCCCCCAAGGGGTGACGGCGGCCGTGGCCGCGGCGGAGGAGGGCCTAAAGGTCCTCCTCCTGGAGCCCTCGGACCGGCTGGGGGGCGTCCTCACCCGGGGGTGGCTGGCCACCTGGGACCTGGCGCGGGACAAGGAGGGCCTCCTCCAGGGGGGGCTTTTCCGGAAGCTCTACCAGCGCCTTGGGGGAGAGGCCTCCTTTGACGTGGCCGACGCGGAAGGGGCCCTAAGGGCCATGGCCGAGGGGGCGGGGGTGGAGGTGCGCCTCCAAGAGCCCCTTCTGGAGGCGGAGGTGGAGGAGGGGCGCCTTCTCGCCCTCAAGACCCCTTCGGGCCGCCTCGAGGCCCCCCTCTTCCTCGACGCCAGCGACACCGCCGAGCTGGCCTACCGTGCGGGGGCGGCCTTCACCCTGGGGCGGGAGGACACGGGGCTGGACCGGAGGCAGATGGCCGCCACCCTGGTCTTCCGCCTGGAGGGCGTTCCCTGGGGGGCGGTCTTCCTGGCCCTCAACTTTGAAGGCCAGGTGCGGCGCACAGGGGCAGGGGCCTGGGGCCGGAGCGGCTGGGGCTTCGCCGAGCTGGTGCGGGGCTACGCCCCGAGCGACCCCGCCCGCTTCCACCTCCGGGGCCTGAACCTGGCCCGCCAGGAGGACGGGGGCCTTCTGGTGAACGCCCTCTTGCTCTTCGGGGTGGACGGCACCGACCCCCTTTCGGTGGAGGAGGCCCGGGCCCGGGCGGCCAAGGAGGCCGAGCGGGTGGTGGAGTACCTTAAGGCGAAAGACCCCCTGATCTTCGGCACCGCCCGCCTCTCGGGCACCGCCTTCGCCCTCTACCTGCGGGAAACCCGCCACCTCCAGGCCCTGTACCGCCTGAGGGCCGAGGAGGTCCTTTTGGGCAAGACCTTCCCCGACGCCGTGGCCTTAGGGGGCTACCCCCTGGACGGCCAGGCCTACTTCCCCGGGGAAACCCCCTACCTCTTGGGAACCCCCGCGCCCTATGGGGTCCCTTTCCGCTCTCTGGTGCCCAAAGGCCTCAAAAACCTCCTGGTGGTCTCCCAGGCCGCGGGCTTTGACAGCGTGGCCGCCTTCTCCGCCCGGGTGGTGCCCTTAGGGATGGCCCTGGGGGAGGCCGCGGGGGTGGCCGCGGCCCTCCTCCGCCGGAGCCCCTGGACCGGCCTCCAGCCCACCCCCCTGCCCGACTTCGCCGCCTTCGCCGAGAGCCCCGGGGCCATCCGCAAGCTCCAGGAGAGGCTTCTTGCCCGGGGGGCCCGGCTTTTCCCGGCGGAAAAGCCCCCGGCCTCGGAGGAGGGGAAGCGGGGGTACAAGGAGGCCATAGCCCTCCTCCGGCGGGGCCTCTTCGCCGGGCCCTACCATCTGGAGGGGCGCTTGGGGCTGGGGGCCCCCATCCTCCTGGGGGACTTCCTGGCGAACCTCGAGCACTACTACCGCGCCCGGGGGCTGGAGGACCCCCTGAGGGTGGTCCTGAAGGCCCGGGAGCTCCACGCGGGGGCCCCCCTGCATCAGCCCCTGGAGCGCGCCCTCCTCAACCACCTCCTCCGGGCCCTGGGCGAGCCCCCCCTCCCTGGCCCCGAGGGCCCCATCTCCCGCGGGGAGGCGGCGGTCCTCCTCTTCCGGCTTCTGCCATAA
- a CDS encoding RCC1 domain-containing protein → MKRWFFLLFMGPALAQGLLAGGQGHSLAVVQGVLWAWGWNYDGQVGDGSFLNRTRPVRVLEGVLGVAAGNLHSLVLLPDGRVRAFGAGEAGQLGDGTFASKGRPVELPLRARGLAAGYTHTLLLAQDGRVYAAGSNEEGQLGDGTRRRRNALAPVEGLPPIRQVAAGYFHSLAVAENGDLYVWGSNLSGQLGTGTVESLLRPAKVLAGVAAAVGGGTFSAVLLRDGRVLVAGLDSATFRPLEGLPKAVALAAGRAHLLVLGEDGRVYALGENEMGQLGDGTQEGRLEPRPVEGLEGVVAVGAGDAHSLALLRDGGLFAWGDNRFGQLGDGTREMRLKPVRVRLP, encoded by the coding sequence ATGAAGCGGTGGTTTTTCCTCCTTTTTATGGGCCCTGCCCTGGCCCAGGGCCTTCTCGCGGGCGGGCAGGGCCACAGCCTAGCGGTGGTCCAGGGGGTCCTTTGGGCTTGGGGCTGGAACTACGACGGGCAGGTGGGGGACGGTTCTTTCCTCAACCGCACCCGGCCGGTGAGGGTCTTGGAAGGCGTCCTCGGGGTGGCCGCGGGCAACCTCCACAGCCTGGTCCTCCTTCCCGATGGGCGGGTGCGCGCTTTCGGGGCAGGGGAGGCCGGTCAGCTTGGGGACGGCACCTTCGCCTCCAAGGGGCGGCCGGTGGAGCTTCCCCTTAGGGCCAGGGGCCTGGCCGCAGGCTATACCCATACCCTTCTCCTAGCCCAAGACGGCCGGGTGTACGCCGCGGGGAGCAACGAGGAGGGCCAGCTTGGGGACGGCACGCGCCGCCGCCGGAACGCCCTCGCCCCCGTGGAGGGCCTGCCCCCCATCCGCCAGGTGGCCGCGGGGTACTTCCACAGCCTGGCGGTGGCGGAAAACGGGGACCTCTACGTTTGGGGTAGCAACCTCTCGGGCCAGCTGGGCACGGGTACGGTGGAGTCCCTCCTAAGGCCAGCCAAAGTCCTGGCGGGGGTGGCGGCCGCCGTGGGCGGGGGCACCTTTAGCGCGGTCCTCCTAAGGGACGGGCGGGTCCTGGTCGCGGGGCTGGACAGCGCCACCTTCCGCCCCTTGGAGGGCCTGCCCAAGGCGGTGGCCCTGGCCGCGGGCCGGGCCCACCTCCTTGTCCTTGGGGAGGACGGCCGGGTGTACGCCCTGGGGGAGAACGAGATGGGCCAGCTGGGGGACGGGACCCAGGAGGGCCGCCTCGAGCCTAGGCCCGTGGAGGGCCTGGAAGGGGTGGTGGCTGTGGGGGCGGGGGACGCCCACAGCCTGGCCCTTCTCCGGGACGGCGGCCTCTTCGCTTGGGGGGACAACCGCTTCGGCCAACTGGGGGACGGCACCCGGGAGATGCGCCTTAAGCCGGTGCGGGTCCGGCTTCCTTAA
- a CDS encoding TetR/AcrR family transcriptional regulator — MGVREHQKKRRRERIFRAAMELFRTRGFHGTTATDIAKAAHVSRGTFFNYFPYKEAVLLDYGSLLLAGLREEVRKRLAGGEDPLALLRLIFARLSEATRQEKDLLLPLLYELLNPDPLRAKAAFEALPLGDLLAEVLKPLREKGLVRQDMSLERMGRTLADLYFLSALRWAAYTPHRDLDQEIERSLRIGLEGILVRP; from the coding sequence ATGGGCGTACGGGAGCACCAAAAGAAGCGCCGCCGGGAGCGGATCTTCCGCGCGGCCATGGAGCTTTTCCGCACCCGGGGCTTTCACGGGACCACCGCCACGGACATCGCCAAGGCGGCCCACGTTTCCCGGGGGACCTTCTTCAACTACTTCCCCTATAAGGAGGCCGTGCTTTTGGACTACGGGAGCCTCCTCCTTGCGGGCCTTAGGGAGGAGGTGCGGAAGCGCCTGGCCGGGGGGGAGGACCCCCTCGCCCTCCTCCGCCTCATCTTCGCCCGCCTGAGCGAGGCCACCCGCCAGGAAAAAGACCTCCTCCTCCCCCTCCTCTACGAGCTCTTAAACCCCGACCCCCTAAGGGCCAAGGCCGCCTTTGAGGCCCTGCCCCTGGGGGATCTTTTGGCGGAGGTGTTAAAGCCCTTAAGGGAAAAGGGGCTGGTGCGGCAGGACATGTCCTTGGAGCGCATGGGGCGCACCCTGGCGGACCTCTACTTCCTCTCCGCCCTGCGCTGGGCCGCCTACACCCCCCACCGGGACCTGGACCAGGAGATTGAGCGCTCCCTAAGGATCGGCCTCGAGGGCATCCTGGTCCGCCCCTAG
- a CDS encoding deoxynucleoside kinase — translation MYLAVEGPIGVGKTTLAKALAEALGLEPLLEVVEENPFLPLFYQDRARYAFKTQVFFLLSRYRQLLPLAQRRLFGGVVADYLFDKDALFASLTLEGPEWDLYQDLYRELALRLPPPDLTLYLRAPVPVLLERIARRGRPFERGMDPGYLEALLQAYDRHFARYPHPLLVLEAEGLDYRPGGKDLERVVGLVRERLAL, via the coding sequence GTGTACCTGGCGGTGGAAGGCCCCATCGGGGTGGGCAAGACCACCCTGGCCAAGGCCCTGGCGGAGGCCCTGGGGTTAGAGCCCCTTCTGGAGGTGGTGGAGGAAAACCCCTTCCTGCCCCTCTTCTACCAGGACCGGGCCCGCTACGCCTTCAAGACCCAGGTCTTCTTCCTCCTCTCCCGCTACCGGCAGCTTTTGCCCCTGGCCCAGCGGCGGCTTTTCGGGGGGGTGGTGGCGGACTACCTCTTTGACAAGGACGCCCTCTTCGCCAGCCTCACCCTCGAGGGCCCCGAGTGGGACCTCTACCAGGACCTCTACCGGGAGCTCGCCCTAAGGCTCCCCCCGCCCGACCTCACCCTGTACCTGCGGGCCCCGGTGCCCGTCCTCCTGGAACGCATCGCCCGCCGGGGGCGGCCCTTTGAGCGGGGCATGGACCCCGGCTACCTGGAGGCCCTCCTCCAGGCCTACGACCGCCACTTCGCCCGCTACCCCCACCCCCTTCTGGTCCTGGAGGCGGAGGGGCTGGACTACCGGCCCGGGGGGAAGGACCTAGAGCGGGTGGTGGGGCTGGTGCGGGAGAGGCTTGCCCTCTAG